A window of Roseiflexus castenholzii DSM 13941 genomic DNA:
GGGACGCCGCTCGATGGCTATGGTCTGGTCATTCCGCGCAGCGAACAGACCTGGATTAATGCATGCACCCTCTCCTCGGTTAAGTTTCGCCATCGCGCGCCCGATGAGTATCTGTTGCTGCGCTGCTTCGTCGGCGGATCGCGTCGTCCAGAACTGCTGGCGCGGGACGATGACGACCTGGTGCGCATGGCGCAGTCCGATCTGCGCGCCGTTCTGGGCATCACCGCCGTGCCGCTGCTGACGCGCGTGTATCGCTGGCATAACGGCAACCCGCAGTATGATGTCGGGCATCTGGAACGAATCGCCGCGCTCGAGGCGCTTTGTCCGGCGGGTCTTTTGCTGGCCGGCGCCGCGTATCGTGGCGTTGGCGTGCCCGACTGCATCAAACAGGGGCGTGAGGCGGCGCGTCGGGCGCTCGATGTGGTTGCGACCGCTCGCTATCCGGTGATGGAAAAGTAAAGGTTTCTCAACTTGCAATATATTGTGAAAATTGTAACATGGTATTGCGATGATCGACGCCAGACCAATCGACGACGAATGGCTGTCGCTGACAGAAGCCAGTGAATTGCTCGGCGTGGCGGCATCGACACTGCGCCGTTGGGGGGATGCCGGAAAGGTGCCGATGAAGCGCACCCTCGGCGGTCATCGTCGTTTTTCGCGGGCAGGGCTGCTGAAAGTGATGGAAGAAGCGCAGCCGCACGTCTCCCCCTCCACGCCGGCGCCGCTGTCGTTCCTGCGGTTCGACGCGCACGCCATGGCGCGCGCCGACTGGCACTCGCGCTTGATGACGCATTCCAATGCCGACCGTATGCGTGGTCTCGGGCAACGTTTGCTGGGTTTGTTGATCCAGTACATCAACCGTCAGGAGGAGGACGAACGGTTTCTGAATGAAGCGCGCGTAATCGGTAGTGGTTATGGGCGCGAAACGCGCGATGCCGGCGTCAGTATGCACGATACGGTGCAGGCGTTTCTGTTCTTCCGCAACTCGTTTGCGCGACTGGCGATGCCGGTGCCCGGCATTACTCAACCGAACGACCTGGATCAGGCGGTCGCTCTCCATGCGCGGATCGATCGTTTCATGGACGCAGTGCTGCTGGGAGCGATCACCGGGTATGAGCAACAAGAGTGAGGTGATCGGCTATGCACATAACCCTGATCGGTGTGCATCAGCGCAATACGCCGGTGACGGTGCGCGAGCGGTTGGCATTCAGCCTCCGTGAGTTGCCCGACGCGCTCCTGGCGTTGCGTCGATATGTCGAAGAAGGGATCATCCTCTCGACATGCAACCGGGTTGAGGTGTGCGCTGTGACACACGACAGCGTGGGGGGCGATGCGGCGTTGAAATCGTTCCTCGCGGAACAACGTGGCGTTGATCAGGCGGTGTTCGTCCCTTCACTCTACATCTATCACAATGAAGCAGTCGTGCGCCATCTCTATCGTCTGGCTGCCGGTCTCGACTCGATGGTGCTTGGCGAGGATCAGATCGTCGGGCAGATCAAGGAGGCGCTTGCCATTGCGCACGCATCTGGGGCGATTGGTCCGGTGCTCCATCGGGTGCTCCATGGAGCATTGGCGGCAGGGAAGCGCGCGCGCACCCACACCGGCATTGCTTCCGGTCATGTGTCGGTGGTGTCGGTTGCAATCGATGCCCTGCGCCAGCACGCCGATCTGCTGAAGCAGGGGCGTGCGCTGGTCATCGGCGCCGGGCATATGGCAGAACTGACGCTGAAACATCTGATCGCCGAAGGGTGCTCCGCCATCACTGTTATCAATCGCACGGAGACGCGGGCCAGCGCGCTGGCGCAGCGGTATGGCGTCGCATGGCGACCATGGGGCGATCTGAGCGATGCGCTGGCGATGAGCGATATGGTGGTCAGTTGTACGTCGGCGCCGGGTATCGTGGTGTCATGGCAGATGGTGGAACGCGCCGCAGTCGGGCGTTCTGTTCCGTTGCTCCTCTTTGACCTTGCGGTGCCGCGTGATATCGATCAGCGTGTGGTGGAGATACCTGGCGTGCACCTCTACGATGTGGATGCGCTCGAACCGATCTGTGTGACCAACCGCGCCATGCGCGCTGCCGAAGCGCAACGTGCGGAGGCGATCATCGATGGCGAAGTGGCGAAGTTCATGGAGTGGTGGGTGGCGCAACAGGCGGTTCCGACCATCCGCGCTCTGCGGGAGCGCGCCGAAGCCATCCGCGACGCCGAAATCCGGCGGGCGCTGGCGCGCTGCCCGGAACTCTCGCCGCAACAGCGCGAAACGGTGGTCGCGCTGAGCACGGCGATTATCAATAAACTGCTGCACGAGCCGATTGTGGCGCTGCGCGATCCGGAGGCGGGTAGCGAATTGGTGTCGGCAGTGCGGCGATTGTTCAATATCGATGATGCCACGGTTCACCCTTCTGCGAAAGTGACATAACATATGTGCCTGGAGAGGATACGAAGGTATGGCTGATCAGGATCACGCTGCTGCTTCCGCAATTCCCTGGTTTGTGCAGTTCACTGCGTTCAAGGTTGATCCTGCATGGCGTCGTTTGCCGCATACGGCGCGAGCCGAAGGGCGCGAGGCGTTCGCCGGTGTGGTGGAGGAGTATGCCTCCTCGATCACAACCTGGGCGTACAGCGGCATCGGCTTGAAGATCGGCGTCGATCTCCTCCTCTGGCGGCGTGGCGTCGATCCCAAATTGATGCAGGAGATGACGGCGCGCCTGCTGAGGAGTGGCATCGGGTGTTATAGCGAGATTTCATATCAATTGTTTGGCTATACCCGTTCCTCGGTCTACACCCGCCGCCCCACCAGTCAAGAGCAGGCGATCGATCTGAATGATCGCCAGACCTACCTGATTGTCTATCCGTTCAGCAAAACAACCGAATGGTACCTCATGAGCCGTGATGCCCGTCAGGGAATGATGAATGAGCATATGCGCGTTGGTCACGAGTATGCCGACATCCGGCAGGTGCTGTTGTATGCAACCGGGATCGACGATCAGGAGTTTGTCGTTGCGTATGAAACCGAGGACCTGCCGCGGTTCAGCCAGTTGGTCACCGATCTGCGCGCGACCGAAGCGCGCCGTTATACGCTGCGCGACACGCCGATCATTACTGCCATTCATTATCCTCTACGCGACGCGCTGGCGCTGATTGGATAATCTATGACGCTTCATCGCTTTCTGGCGGCGTGTCGCCGCCAGCCAACCGATGCCACGCCGGTCTGGTTTATGCGCCAGGCAGGGCGCTATATGCCGGAGTATCGCGCGATCCGCGAACGCTACGGCTTTCTCGATATGGTGAAAACGCCGGAACTGGCTGCCGAGATCACCATGCAGCCGCTCCTTGCTTTCCCCGTCGATGCAGCGATCATTTTCGCCGACATTCTGCCGTTGCTCGAAGGGATCGGTCTTCAGTTGACTTATGAGCAGGGTGAAGGTCCGGTCATTCACAATCCGTTGCGCTCCTCCGCCGACATTGCCGCCCTGCGCGACGCCGATCCGCGCGAAACGGTCGCGTACACGATCCAGGCGATCCGTTTGGTGAAACGTGAACTGGAAGAGCGCGCGCCGCTCATTGGGTTCAGTGGCGCGCCGTTCACGCTGGCGGCGTATGCCGTCGAGGGAGGATCGTCGCGGGATCATCGCTTGACGAAGGCGCTGATGTATGCCGAACCGCAGGCATGGCGCGATCTGATGGAGCGTTTGACAACCCAGGTGAGCGCCTACCTGATTGCGCAGATTGAGGCTGGCGCCGATGCGGTGCAGCTCTTCGATAGTTGGGCAGGCGCACTCGCACCCGGCGATTATGCCGAATACGTGCTGCCGTTTGTGCAGCAATGTATCATTAATGTGCGCGCCGGTTGTGGGGTCGTTCCGCCGCCGCCAATTATCTACTTCGGTGTCGGCATGTCGGGTATGCTCGGTATGTTGCGTCAGACCGACGCGGATGTCATTGGTCTCGATTGGCGCATCTATCTTGATGATGGGTGGGCGCAGGTTGGTCCTGGCGTCGCGGTTCAGGGCAACCTCGACCCGCACACGCTCCTGGCGCCCTGGTCCGACGTCCGTCGTCGCGCCGCCGATATTCTCGACCGCGCGGCCAGTCGTCCAGGGCATATTTTCAACCTGGGGCACGGGATCGTGCCCGAAACGCCGGTTGATACTGTGCGTCGTCTGGCTGAGTTCGTTCATGAGTATTCAGCGGAAGAAACCTATGACTGATCACGCACCGCCAACGGGTATTTTTTTGCTTGCCTATGGCACGCCGGAGAGTCTCGACGATGTCGAGCCGTACTTTACCCACATTCGTGGTGGGCGCACGCCATCACCGGAGGCGGTGGCGAACCTGCGTGAACGCTATCGGCTGGTTGGTGGACGCACGCCGCTCAAGGACCTGACCTTCGCTGTGGCCGACCGGTTGCAGGCGCGGCTCGATGCGCAATCGCCGGGTCGGTATCGCGTCTATGTCGGCATGAAGCACTGGCATCCATTTATTGCCGAAACTGTGCCACGGATTGCGCGCGATGGGGTGCGCGAGGTTGTGGCGCTCGTTCTTGCGCCCCACTATTCTCGAATGAGCGTCGGCGGCTACCGCAAGTACCTTGACGAAGCGAATGGCGCGCTTCCGCAGCCGCTCCAGGTGACATTCATCGAACGCTGGCACGATGATCCAGGATTCCGGCGGTTGATTGCAGATCGCATCACGGAGGCGCGCGTCACCTTGCCTCCTGATCTGCGCAACGAAGCGCTGGTTCTCTTCAGTGCGCACAGTCTGCCGGAGCGCATTCTGTCGTGGAACGACCCATACCCCGACGAACTGCGTGAGAGTGCGTCCGGCATCGCGGCGTTGCTGGGCTTGACCGACTGGCGTCTCTGCTATCAGAGCGCGGGGATGACCGGCGAACCGTGGCTGGGTCCCGACATTCTCGATTACCTGGAAGAACTGCACAACGAAGGGGTGCGCGCCGTGATCAGCGCGCCGTTCGGGTTCGTTGCCGACCATCTCGAGGTGCTGTGGGACATCGACCACGAGGCGCAAGAGAAGGCTGCGGAGTTGGGGATGACGCTCCGCCGCAT
This region includes:
- the hemA gene encoding glutamyl-tRNA reductase, with product MHITLIGVHQRNTPVTVRERLAFSLRELPDALLALRRYVEEGIILSTCNRVEVCAVTHDSVGGDAALKSFLAEQRGVDQAVFVPSLYIYHNEAVVRHLYRLAAGLDSMVLGEDQIVGQIKEALAIAHASGAIGPVLHRVLHGALAAGKRARTHTGIASGHVSVVSVAIDALRQHADLLKQGRALVIGAGHMAELTLKHLIAEGCSAITVINRTETRASALAQRYGVAWRPWGDLSDALAMSDMVVSCTSAPGIVVSWQMVERAAVGRSVPLLLFDLAVPRDIDQRVVEIPGVHLYDVDALEPICVTNRAMRAAEAQRAEAIIDGEVAKFMEWWVAQQAVPTIRALRERAEAIRDAEIRRALARCPELSPQQRETVVALSTAIINKLLHEPIVALRDPEAGSELVSAVRRLFNIDDATVHPSAKVT
- a CDS encoding chlorite dismutase family protein produces the protein MADQDHAAASAIPWFVQFTAFKVDPAWRRLPHTARAEGREAFAGVVEEYASSITTWAYSGIGLKIGVDLLLWRRGVDPKLMQEMTARLLRSGIGCYSEISYQLFGYTRSSVYTRRPTSQEQAIDLNDRQTYLIVYPFSKTTEWYLMSRDARQGMMNEHMRVGHEYADIRQVLLYATGIDDQEFVVAYETEDLPRFSQLVTDLRATEARRYTLRDTPIITAIHYPLRDALALIG
- the hemE gene encoding uroporphyrinogen decarboxylase; translation: MTLHRFLAACRRQPTDATPVWFMRQAGRYMPEYRAIRERYGFLDMVKTPELAAEITMQPLLAFPVDAAIIFADILPLLEGIGLQLTYEQGEGPVIHNPLRSSADIAALRDADPRETVAYTIQAIRLVKRELEERAPLIGFSGAPFTLAAYAVEGGSSRDHRLTKALMYAEPQAWRDLMERLTTQVSAYLIAQIEAGADAVQLFDSWAGALAPGDYAEYVLPFVQQCIINVRAGCGVVPPPPIIYFGVGMSGMLGMLRQTDADVIGLDWRIYLDDGWAQVGPGVAVQGNLDPHTLLAPWSDVRRRAADILDRAASRPGHIFNLGHGIVPETPVDTVRRLAEFVHEYSAEETYD
- the hemH gene encoding ferrochelatase produces the protein MTDHAPPTGIFLLAYGTPESLDDVEPYFTHIRGGRTPSPEAVANLRERYRLVGGRTPLKDLTFAVADRLQARLDAQSPGRYRVYVGMKHWHPFIAETVPRIARDGVREVVALVLAPHYSRMSVGGYRKYLDEANGALPQPLQVTFIERWHDDPGFRRLIADRITEARVTLPPDLRNEALVLFSAHSLPERILSWNDPYPDELRESASGIAALLGLTDWRLCYQSAGMTGEPWLGPDILDYLEELHNEGVRAVISAPFGFVADHLEVLWDIDHEAQEKAAELGMTLRRIRMPNADDEFVDVLVALLRAALGKRL
- a CDS encoding MerR family transcriptional regulator, translating into MIDARPIDDEWLSLTEASELLGVAASTLRRWGDAGKVPMKRTLGGHRRFSRAGLLKVMEEAQPHVSPSTPAPLSFLRFDAHAMARADWHSRLMTHSNADRMRGLGQRLLGLLIQYINRQEEDERFLNEARVIGSGYGRETRDAGVSMHDTVQAFLFFRNSFARLAMPVPGITQPNDLDQAVALHARIDRFMDAVLLGAITGYEQQE